The Chloroflexota bacterium genome includes the window CGAAGCGAGTTGGTGACGACGCTCACGCTGGACATCGCCATCGCGCCGGCGGCGAGCGTGGGGTTCAACAGAACGCCGAAGAACGGGAAGAGGGCGCCGGCGGCTACCGGTATCAGGATCACGTTGTAGACGAAGGCCCAGAACAGATTCTGGCGGATCAGCGCCATCGTTTTCCGGGCGAGGGCGATGGCCGTCACGATCTTCCGCAGATCGCTCGTGATGAGGGTGACGTCGGACGCGGCCAGCGCCACGTCGGTGCCGGCGCCGATGGCGATGCCGAGGTCCGCCTGGGCGAGGGCCGGCGCATCGTTGATGCCATCGCCCACCATCGCCACCACGTGCCCCTGGCGCTGAAGCTCGCGAATCTTGTCGGCCTTCTGATCCGGGAGGGTCTCGGCCAGCACGTTCGGCACGCCGATCTGGCGCGCCACGGCCTCCGCGGTTCGGTGGTGGTCGCCGGTCAACATCCAGACGTCGAGCCCGAGGGCAATGAGCAGCCCGACTGCCTCCGCGGCCTCGGCACGCGGTCGGTCGGCGACTCCGATCACGCCGAGGGCGCGGCCATCAACCGCGACCAGGAGCGGCGTTCGGCCCTCCGCGGCGAGCGCCTCCGCCTGTGCGCCCAGGCCGTCGAGCGAGATGGCCATCCGATCGAACATGGGGCGGTTCCCCAACACGACCTCCCGCGCGTCCACGCGCGCGCACACGCCCTCCCCGGTCACGGAGCGGAAATGCTCGGCGCGCGGAAGCTCGATGCCCGTTGTGCGCGCGCGATCCACGATCGCCTCGCCGAGCGGGTGCTCGGATCCAACTTCCGCAGCCGCGGCCAATCGCAGCAGCTCGCGCTCGGCTGCGCCGTCGGCCGGGATGATGTCGGTCACCTCGGGCTTCCCCAGAGTCAGGGTTCCGGTCTTGTCGAGGACGACGGCGGAGACGCGCTCTGCCGACTGGATGGCCTCCCCACCCCGGATGAGAACGCCGCGCTCGGCGCCGACGCCGGTGCCGACCATGATCGCCGTCGGCGTGGCGAGCCCCATGGCGCATGGGCACGCAATGATCAAGACGGCGACGAACGTCTCCAGCGCCATCGAGATTCGGGGCTCGGGGCCGAGCGCGAACCAAACGGCGCCGGTTACAAGGGCGAAGGCGATGACCGCCGGCACGAAGTACCCGGCGACCGTGTCCGCAAGCCGCTGGATCGGGGCCTTGGAGCCCTGGGCCTCTTCGACGAGCCGCACGATCTGGGCGAGGGTCGTGTCCGCTCCAACGCGCGTGGCGCGAAAGACGAAGCTGCCCGTGCGATTCACCGTCGCGCCGATAGCCACGTCGCCCGGCCGCTTTTCGACGGGGACGGACTCGCCGGTCACCATCGACTCGTCGACCGTCGACGCGCCCTCTTCGACGACGCCGTCCACCGGGATCCGCTCGCCCGGGCGGACGCGCACGAGGTCGCCGACCACGACCGAGTCGACCGGGACGTCGACCTCGGCGGCGCCTCGGATGATGCGCGCGGACCTCGGCTGGAGATCCACGAGTGCCGAGATCGCGGCGGACATGCGCCTCCGCGCGCGCGCCTCCAGCCATCGCCCCATCAGGATGAGCGCGATGATCGTCGTCGCCGTCTCGTAATACACGTGCAGCGGGAACCCCATGCGGACGGCAAGGTCCGGCCACAGCGTGACGAAAGCGGAGGAGATGAACGCGGCAGACGTCCCAACCGCGACCAGCGTGTCCATGTTGGTTGAGCCGTGCCGCCCGGCGGCCCACGCGGCTCGATAGAACCGCGCGCCGGCCCAGAACTGAATCGGCGTGGCGATGGCCAGCAGGCCCAGGTTCAACATCGTCCGATCGACGGGGAGCGGCAGATACATCGCGGCCATCAGAACCGCGGCTGCCACCAAGCTGACGATGAACCGTCGTTGGAGGTCGTCGATCTCCGAATCCCGAGCCTCGTCGTCGTTCGACCGCTGGTCGATGGTCGGCGTCCGCGGCCCCTCACTCAGAGCTTCGCGGATCCCGTAGCCGGCGCGCTCGACCGACTCCCGCATGGCCGCGAAGTCCGCGATGGCGGGATCGAAGATGACCCGAGCGCGCTCCGTGGCCAGGTTCACCGAGGCCTCTTCAACCCCGGGGACCTTCTTGAGAGCCCGTTCGACGCGGCGGACGCAGCTCGCGCAGGTCATCCCCGAGATGGGGAGACTTGCTTCGCGACGGTCGGACCGGGGCGACGTCTGCGGTGGAGCGGTCATGGCGAGGGCCTCAGCGGCGCGCCAGGGCGAACAGCTCGGCCAGCTCTTCCAGGGCCTGGCCGCTTCGGCCATCGGCGAAGGCCTCCGGCACGCACGAGCTGAGATGGCCCTTCAACAGCAGCTCTTCCAGCCGGTCGATGGCGCGCTGCACCGCGTAGGTCTGCTTGAGGACATCAACGCAGTACGCATCCTCCTCGATCATGCGGCGGATGCCGCGAAGGTGCCCTTCGATTGACGCGAGGCGCTGGAGCGCGTCGCGTCGGTGGATGTCATCCACGGCCTCTCCCACCCCCCTGGGGAGGGGGTAGACAGATCATACCATGCTCGCCCGCACCCGTACCCTCCCCCGTCGCGGGGGACGGGGGAGCTGCGACACCCCCACCCTTACCCTCACCCGGGGAGGGGGAGGGGAGCCCAGGGCGAATAGCCCTCTTCGAGAAGGGGGAACGCGCTCAAGGCGTGGGCGGGGCGGACCGGCTCGGCTGCGCACAGGTGGGATCGGTCCAGATCGCCCAGGCGCGTGACCCCGAGGAGCCCGAGGCAGATGCGGACCTCATCCTCCAGCAGCTCCAGAGCCCGAACGACGCCGTCCTCCGCGGCGGCTGCGAGCGCGAGGCCGGTCAGGCGACCGAGCCCCACCGCGTGCGCGCCCAGGGCGATGGCCTTCACGACGTCGGTGCCACGCATGAACCCACCGTCCACGACGATGGTGGCCCGGCCGTCGACCGCCGCCACGATCTCCGGAAGGACGTCGATCGTCCCGCGGCCGTGGTCGAGCTGGCGGCCGCCGTGGTTGGAGACGTAAACGATCTCGACGCCGTGCTCGCACGCGATGGCCGCGTCCTCGGCGGTCGCGATCCCCTTGATGCCCAGCGGGATCGTGTGCTTGTCCTTGAATCGCTTCACGTGGTCCCAGGAGAGGGACGCCTGGAACTCGCGGCCGTCGGCTCGACTCCGCGACGGCGGCACGTAGCGCTT containing:
- a CDS encoding heavy metal translocating P-type ATPase, whose product is MTAPPQTSPRSDRREASLPISGMTCASCVRRVERALKKVPGVEEASVNLATERARVIFDPAIADFAAMRESVERAGYGIREALSEGPRTPTIDQRSNDDEARDSEIDDLQRRFIVSLVAAAVLMAAMYLPLPVDRTMLNLGLLAIATPIQFWAGARFYRAAWAAGRHGSTNMDTLVAVGTSAAFISSAFVTLWPDLAVRMGFPLHVYYETATTIIALILMGRWLEARARRRMSAAISALVDLQPRSARIIRGAAEVDVPVDSVVVGDLVRVRPGERIPVDGVVEEGASTVDESMVTGESVPVEKRPGDVAIGATVNRTGSFVFRATRVGADTTLAQIVRLVEEAQGSKAPIQRLADTVAGYFVPAVIAFALVTGAVWFALGPEPRISMALETFVAVLIIACPCAMGLATPTAIMVGTGVGAERGVLIRGGEAIQSAERVSAVVLDKTGTLTLGKPEVTDIIPADGAAERELLRLAAAAEVGSEHPLGEAIVDRARTTGIELPRAEHFRSVTGEGVCARVDAREVVLGNRPMFDRMAISLDGLGAQAEALAAEGRTPLLVAVDGRALGVIGVADRPRAEAAEAVGLLIALGLDVWMLTGDHHRTAEAVARQIGVPNVLAETLPDQKADKIRELQRQGHVVAMVGDGINDAPALAQADLGIAIGAGTDVALAASDVTLITSDLRKIVTAIALARKTMALIRQNLFWAFVYNVILIPVAAGALFPFFGVLLNPTLAAGAMAMSSVSVVTNSLRLRGFRQPATAAEIAHPSRLAVLAEWGYLMAIGLGAAIVGLIALWIARSGGGHSM
- a CDS encoding metal-sensitive transcriptional regulator is translated as MDDIHRRDALQRLASIEGHLRGIRRMIEEDAYCVDVLKQTYAVQRAIDRLEELLLKGHLSSCVPEAFADGRSGQALEELAELFALARR
- a CDS encoding alpha-hydroxy acid oxidase; its protein translation is MAASTAERFRTLHEIAAAARANLEPGPWDYLMGGAETETTLRRNRQALDSIAFRPRVLRDVSSVNCSSTLLGRPTRLPVLLAPMGSIESFTPTGGVAVARGAAAFGVPLMLSCVCQPSLEAVAAAADSFRMYQLYVRGGDDFVDDHVRRAVDCGYAAFCLTVDVAIYSRRERDLAKRYVPPSRSRADGREFQASLSWDHVKRFKDKHTIPLGIKGIATAEDAAIACEHGVEIVYVSNHGGRQLDHGRGTIDVLPEIVAAVDGRATIVVDGGFMRGTDVVKAIALGAHAVGLGRLTGLALAAAAEDGVVRALELLEDEVRICLGLLGVTRLGDLDRSHLCAAEPVRPAHALSAFPLLEEGYSPWAPLPLPG